In Cotesia glomerata isolate CgM1 linkage group LG3, MPM_Cglom_v2.3, whole genome shotgun sequence, one genomic interval encodes:
- the LOC123260425 gene encoding uncharacterized protein LOC123260425 codes for MKKSLIIFVCRLMNLMLMKSNIKCGQSTDRCSIVNVTSDFEDFIETLVTQLDKLLKHDFIAKTQSRFFSDTKLNLKSGEFAVVFDFAENYAFVVQEAAQGFHWNNDQATIFPMVIYYNENDTIKHLSFVGISDCLKHDTVLIYLFQEQLIAFLKKKFAVINTIFYFSDGAPQQFKNNKAFTNLCYHYADFEINAEWHFFATAHGKGPCDGLAGSLKRYAARASLQMNNKEHILKPQDLFSWGTKNFTSVDFTFIANDDYLIKKMC; via the coding sequence atgaagaaatcgCTGATTATTTTCGTTTGTCGTTTAATGAATCTGATGTTAATGAAATCCAATATAAAATGTGGACAATCAACAGACCGTTGTAGTATTGTGAATGTTACTTCAGATTTCGAAGACTTCATCGAGACTTTAGTGACGCAACTTGATAAGCTTTTGAAACATGATTTTATTGCGAAAACACAAAGTCGATTTTTTTCTGatacaaaactaaatttaaagagCGGGGAATTCGCCGTAGTATTTGACTTTGCGGAAAATTATGCATTCGTTGTGCAGGAAGCAGCTCAAGGCTTTCATTGGAATAATGATCAAGCTACTATATTTCCAATGGTGATTTATTATAACGAAAATGATACTATTAAGCATTTGAGCTTTGTTGGTATTTCAGATTGTCTTAAGCACGAcacagttttaatttatttatttcaagagcAATTGATTGCCTTTCTTAAAAAGAAGTTTGCTGTCatcaatacaattttttacttctctGATGGAGCTCCACAACAATTCAAAAACAATAAAGCATTTACAAACTTATGTTATCATTATGCTGACTTCGAAATCAACGCtgagtggcatttttttgcaaCTGCCCATGGCAAAGGACCATGCGATGGTCTTGCGGGTTCATTAAAACGATATGCTGCTAGAGCTTCATTACAAATGAACAATAAAGAGCATATACTGAAACCACAAGATTTATTTTCCTGgggaacgaaaaattttacaagcgttgactttacttttatagctaatgacgattatttaataaaaaaaatgtgttag